GGGCCGGCGCCCACCGTGCCTGGGGTGGCGGACCATCAGTTCAGCTGGAGCCAGACGGCGGTGTCGGAGGGCAGCATGCCGTCCTCGACCGGGCCGCTGGCGAGCAGGACGGCGGTGTGCGCGGGCAGCGCGACCGGCTCCGGGGCGAGGTTGACCACGCAGCTGAGGTCGGCGCCCCGGCGGAAGGCCAGCACGTCGGCGTCGCCGGCCAGCCACTCGAACTTGTCGCCGCGAAGGCCGGGGGCCTCCCGGCGGATCCGCAGGGCGGTGCGGTACAGGGAGAGCATCGAGGCCGGGTCGGCGACCTGCGCCTCGACCGTCAGCGGCGCCCAGTCGGCGGGCTGCGGGAGCCACGGCTGGACACCCTCGGGCGAGAAGCCGTACGGCGGCAGGGCGCCCGACCACGGCAGCGGGACGCGGCAGCCGTCCCGCCCCGGGTCGGTGCCGCCGGAGCGCAGGTGCATCGGGTCCTGGAGCCGCTCGACCGGCAGGTCCTCCACCTCGGGCAGGCCCAGCTCCTCGCCCTGGTAGAGGTAGACCGCGCCGGGCAGTGCCAGCGAGAGCAGCGCGGCGGCGCGGGCCCGGCGCAGGCCGAGGGCCGGATCGGTCGGGATGCCGAAGGCCTTGGTGGCGAAGTCGAACCGGGTGTCGCGGCGGCCGTAGCGGGTGACGGTCCTGGTGACGTCGTGGTTGCAGAGCACCCAGGTGGCCGGCGCGCCGACGGGGGCGTGCAGGGAGAGCGTGGAGTCGATCGACTCGCGCAGCCCGTTCGCGTCCCAGGGGCGCGCCAGGAAGTCGAAGTTGAAGGCGGTGTGCAGTTCGTCCGGGCGCAGGTAGCGGGCGAACCGCTCGGCGTCCGGCAGCCAGACCTCGCCGATCAGGATCCGGGTGCCGGCGTAGGAGTCGGCGATCGCCCGCCAGGAGCGGTAGATGTCGTGCAGTTCCTCGAGGTCGGCGTACGGGTGCGGGTCGACGTCCTTGGTGAAGTCCGGCAGCGCGGGGTCCTTGGCGAGCAGCGCCGCGGAGTCGATGCGTACGCCGGCCGCGCCGCGGTCGAACCAGAACCGCAGGATCGACTCGTGCTCGTACCGAACCTGCGGGTGCGCCCAGTTGAGGTCCGGCTGCTGGACGGCGAACAGGTGCAGGTACCAGTCGCCCGGGGTACCGTCCGGGTTGGTGGTGCGGGTCCACGGGCAGCCGCCGAACTCGGACACCCAGTCGTTGGGGGGCAGTTCGCCGGACGGCCCGCGGCCGGGACGGAAGTGGAACAGCTCCCGCTCCGGGCTGCCGGGAGCGGCCGCCATCGCCTCCTTGAACCACGGGTGCTCGGAGGAGACGTGATTGGGGACGATGTCGACGACGGTCCGGATGCCGAGGGCCAGGGCCTCGCCGATCAGCTTCTCGGCCTCGTCCAGGGTGCCGAACAGCGGGTCCACGTTCCGGTAGTCGGCGACGTCGTACCCGCCGTCGGCCATCGGGGACGGGTACCAGGGGTTGAACCAGATGGCGTCGACACCGAGCTCGGCGAGGTAAGGGAGGCGGGCGCGGACCCCGGCCAGATCCCCCGTGCCGTCGCCGTTGCCGTCGGCGAAGCTGCGCGGATAGACCTGGTAGATCGCCGCGTCGCGCCACCAGTCCGACTGCTCGGGCTGGAGCCTGGAGTTCTGTCCCACGGTGGGGGGTCCTTTCGACCGGAAGCGGAGAAGGGCGTGGTGCGGTGGACCCGTCGGCCGCGGTGCCCGGCGGAGGCCGGCCGGTGGCGGGTCCTGGAGCCGGTCAGCCCTTGAGGCCGCCGGAGGTCAAGCCGGACATGATGCTGCGCTGGAAGAACAGGAAGACCAGGATCGTGGGCGCCGAGGCGATGGCCAGCGCCGCGATGATCACGTTCTGCGGCAGGCCGGTGGCCAGCGACCTGATGCCGATGTTGAGCGTCTGGTCGGCCGGGTTCGGCTCGACCAGCATCGGCCAGAGGAAGTCCTTCCAGACGTTGACCACCGCGAAGATCGACACGACGCCGAGGATCGGCTTCGACATCGGCAGCACGATCGAGCGCAGCGTCCGCAGCGGGGAGGCGCCGTCGATGGCGGCGGCGGCCAGCAGATCCTGCGGAATGGAGTCGAAGAACCGCTTCAGCAGGAAGATGTTGAAGGCGTTGGCCACGGTGGGCAGCCAGATCGCCCAGGGGGTGCCGATCAGGTTCACGTGAACCAGCGGCAGGTCGAGCACGGTCAGGTACTGCGGCACGATCAGGACGGCCGAGGGGATCATCAGCGTCGCCAGCATCATGCCGAGGATGACGTTGCCGAGCACCGGCCGCAGCTTGGACAGCGAGTAGGCCGCGGCCACGTCGAAGACCAGCTGGAAGGCGAGCGCGCCGAGCGCGTAGTAGACGGTGTTGAAGAGCAGGCGGCCCATCTTGAGCTGGTGCCAGGCGGTGCTGTAGGTGTCCCAGTGGATCTTCGACGGGAAGAGCGTCGGCGGGCTCTGGATCACTTCCTGGGTGGACTTCAGACCACCGGTGAACAGCCAGTACAGCGGGCCGATGAAGACCAGGGTGAAGACGACCACCACGACGGTCAGGACCGTCCAGTAGACGGCCTTCCCGAGCGGCCGGTTGAGTTGGGTCTGCGGGACGATCGTCCGCATCTGGGTTTCCTTCGCTGCCACGGTCGACTCCCTTCCTAGTCGTTGGTGCGGCTCAGCCGCGCGTACAGGGCGGAGAATCCGGAGAGCACCACGAGCATGACCAGGCCGAGGGCCGAGGCGACGCCGTAGTTGTTGCCGCCCAGGTCGAACGCGTACTCGTAGACCAGGTACACGACGGACATGGTCGAGTTCTGCGGGCCGTTGCCACCGGTCAGCAGGAACGGCTCGACGAAGACCTGCATGGTCGCGACGATCTGGAGCAGCAGCAGCAGCGAGAGGATCAGCCTGGTCTGCGGGATGGTGACGTGCCAGATCTTGCGGAACAGGCCGGCGCCGTCCAGGTCGGCCGCCTCGTACAGCTCTCCGGGAATGCCCTGCAGGGCCGCGAGGTAGATCAGGGTGGCGCCGCCCATGTTCATCCAGGTCGCCGCGATCACCACCGAGATCATCGCGGTGCTGGGCGAGTTGAGCCAGGCCGAGGTGGGCAGGTGCAGGGTCTCCAGGATGCGGTTGAAGAGCCCGTAGTCCGGGTTGTAGAAGTACTTGAACAGCAGCACCGCCGCGACCGGCGGCATCATCACCGGGATGTACACCAGGATCCGCAGGTACGCCTTGGCGTGCCGCAGCTCGTTCAGCAGCACCGCCACGAAGAACGGCACCGCGAAGCCGAGCACCAGGGCGAGCGCGGTGAACAGGAAGGTGTTGCGCCAGGCGTGCCAGAAGTCCGGATCGTGGAAGATCCGGTCCAGGTTGTCGAAACCGACCCAGGTGGTCTTGCCCCGCTTGGTCTTCTGGAAGCTCATGATGACTTCGCGGACCATCGGGTACCAGGTGAAGAAGCCGAAGCACAGCAGCGCGCCGAAGAGGAAGCCGTGGGCCGAGATGTTCCGGCGGAGCTTGAGGCCGAACCCCGAACGCTCCCGGCCCTCGGAGCCGCCCCGGCTCCCGGCGGGGCCGCGGCCCGCTTGCGCGGACCGGCGGTTGGTCTTGTAGGGGGAGATGGTCCCGGCCATCGGTTCTCCTGGTGTGCTGGCTGAGCTGGCTGGTCGGTGGACGGTTGCCAGGGGTACGGGGGCCGGCCGGTGGGCCGGCCCCCGTCCGCTGCTACTGGAGGCTCGACAGGACCTGGTTGGCCTGGCTCTCGGCGTCGTTGAGCAGCTTGGTGATGTCCGCGTTCTTGTCCGTCAGCACGGCGGAGACCGCGGCGTCCAGCACCTTGTAGAGCTGCTGGGCGTTGGCCGGCTCGGTCTTGCCGGGCACCTGGGTCGCGACGTACGGCGCGTAGTTCTTCACCGGGACGGTCGCGCTGGCGGCCTTCGCGGTGTTGTCGGCCTCCAGGGAGGCGCCGCCGAAGAAGCTCGGCTGCGGGATGCCGACCGGCAGGCCGTCCGTCTTGTTGCGGGCGTAGTCGAACTGGCCCTTGCCCATGGTGAGGTACTTGAAGTTGACCCAGGCGATGCCCGCCTTGATCTGGTCCGGGGTGGAGCCCTTCTTGAAGTAGCGGCCGTCACCGCCGAGCAGGGCGGACTTGCCACCGGGCATCGGGCCCATGCCGTAGTCCTCGTAGTTGCCCTTGAGGGTCTGCACCATGTAGGTGATGTCGTCCGGCGCGCCGACGTACATGCCGAGCTTGTCGGTCGAGGTCTGCGTCATGAGGTCCGGCCACTTCAGGCCCTGGGTGGCGCCCATGGTGTTGTCGGTCCAGCGCATGTCGTACAGGTTCTGCAGGACCTGCTTGCCCTCGGGGCTGTTGAACGCGACCTTCTTGCCGTCGTCGGAGAGCATCTTCCCGCCGAGCCCGTACAGCTCGGAGGTGAAGTGCCAGCCGCCCTGGTTGGTGGCGCTGTAGTCGCCGTAGCCGTTGACGCCGTTGCCGAGCGCGGCGATCTTCTTCGCGTCCTCGCGGATCTCGGCCCAGGTCGTCGGGGGCTTCTCCGGGTCCAGGCCGGCCTGGGTGAAGAGCTTGCGGTTGTAGATCAGACCCATCTTGTAGTTGGTGACCGGCAGGCCGTAGAGCTTGCCGTCACTGTCCTTGAGGGTGCCGAGCACCGACGGGTCGATGTCCTTGAGCGCCGGGACGGTCTTGTCGTTGACGTAGGCCGAGATGTCCTCGGCCGCACCGGCGTCGAGGATCTGGCTGGTGTCGGTGAAGTACGCGTAGAAGAGGTCGGGCTGGGTCTTGCCCGCGAGCTGCGCGGTGAACTTCGCGGGCTCCTCGCACGGCTGGCCGTCGGTGGCCTTGATCGTGACGTTCGGGTAGATCTTGTTGAACGCCGCGATGTCGTCGGCCCACTGCTTGCGCTCGGCCGGCTTGGTGGTCGGCGGCTGGCAGTCGGCGGTGATGGTGACCTTGGTGGCCGGGTCCAGCGGCGCGGCGGCGTCGCTCGCCTTGCCGCCGGAGTCGCCGGACGACTTGCCGTCGCCGGAGCTGCCGCACGCGGCGGCCGAGAGGGCCAGACCGGCGACGACGACCGCGACGGCGGATCTGTGGAGAAGCCCGTTTGTCTTCATGTGCGGGTGGACCCTTCTACAAGCACGGTGGGCACGGTTGGCGCTCGGGGCGCAGGAGAGCCCATGTGTTCCGGTGGGGGCCGCCCCGTCGGGGGGACGGGGCGGGGAGGTGCGGTTGAGGAGGTGCACTCTTCGGTTGCGGCTCTGGTGCCCGGCGGCGTCCGTCGTGGGCCCTCGGAGGGCCTCCGGCGGGGTACCCCCTGGCGGCGCCGCTCACTTAACCACTCCCCGACAGATGACCACAAGATGTCTACAGGATTTCGCAAAAACACGATACTTAGTCGTGACTTTGCGAACCGTCCGACCGCAACGGCCGGGCCCGGGACATGACAGGAGGGTGCGGGCCGAAGCCCGCACCCTCCTCGGAACCCTCCCGGCCGCCCCCGGCGCGCCCTCACCCCCGGGGCGTCACCCGTGCCGGGCCGCTGGAGGCACGCACCACGAGATCCGGCTCGAAGGACACCTCGTCGTGGTCGACCCGGGCCCCCGCGATCTCGCTGACCAGCAGGTCCACGGCGGCCTTGGCCATCGCCTCGATCGGCTGGCGGATCGTGGTCAGCGGCGGATCCGTGCAGGTCATGAACGACGAGTCGTCGTACCCGATCACCGAGAGGTCCTCCGGTACGGACAGCAGGCGCCGGCGGGCCGCCCGGATCGCACCGAGCGCCAGGGGGTCACTGGCGCAGACGATCCCGGTCACGCCGTGCCGCAGCAGGCGTCCGGCGGCCGCCTGGCCGCCCTCCAGCGAGAACAGCGCCCGCTCGACGAACACCTGGACCGGCGCCAGGCCGGCGCGCGCCGCGTGCGCGCGGGCGGCGGCCAGCTTCCGGTTGGACGGGACGTGGTCCTGCGGCCCCAGGATCAGACCGATCCGCTCGTGACCGAGCTGGCGCAGGTGCCCGAAGGCCTGCTCCACGGCCACCGCGTCGTCGCAGGAGACCCGGGGGAAGTCGAGGGCGCCGGTGCCCGCGTTCAGCAGCACGGTCGGTACTCCGCGCTCGAACAACCGGGCGTAGTGCCCGTGCGGGGCGTCGTCCTGGGCGTAGAGGCCGCCGAAGAAGACGACCCCCGAGACCTGCTGCTGCAGCAGCAGGCCGACGTACTCCGGTTCGGAGACCCCGCCGGCGGTCTGCGTGCAGAGCACCGGCGTGAACCCGTTCTGGGCGAGCGCCGCCCCGACGCTCTCGGCGAAGGCCGGGAAGATCGGGTTCTGCAGCTCCGGCAGTACCAGGCCGACCAGGCGCGAGCGCTGCCCGCGCAGCTGCGTCGGCCGTTCGTAGCCGAGGACGTCCAGGGCGGTCAGCACCGCCACCCGGGTGCTCTCCGAGACGCCGGGCCGGTCGTTGAGCACCCGGCTGACCGTTGCCTCGCTCATACCGACCTTCTTAGCCACCGCCGCAAGTCGTCGCGTCATGGACGCGATCCTAGGGCAGAAAGATCGGCAGTATTTTCGTCACTCTGCTTGTTTTTTCCAGACACGTGTCATGAAGTGTCATCACGACGCCGCGAGCGGGCGCCGTCACACCCGGCGCGGGCGCGGGAGGGGGCGCCGGCGCGACAGCGGCGGGTGGCGGCCGGGCAGGGGCGAGCGGGTGGCGCCCGAGCAGGGGCGAGCGGGTGGCGGCCGAGCAGGGACGGCCGGGTCGCGAAAGGGGGCCGGGCCCACTCGCGAGAAGATGAGGGCATGAACAACGAGCAGACCCCACCCGGCTCCGCGACCGAGCGCAGGCAGCGACTCCTGGCGACGATGCGGCGCGACGGCGGCTCCTGGGACTGGCGGCGCGCCCGCGAGACCTACCAGCCGCGCCCCGACCCGCGTACCGTGCGCCGCGACCTCCAGCTGCTCTGCCGTGAGAAGCAGCTCGTCCGCGTCGAGGGCGGCGAGTACCAGGCCGTCGAATAGTGACCAGACGCACAGGTGCGGGGCGGCCCACCGGTCCGCCCCGCACCGCCCGGCGACCCGATCCGGCCCGGTCCGCCGACCCCGCGAACGGGCCCCGGCCCGGCGGCGCGTGGACATCGTCCCGGGTCGCGGGCCTGTCATCGCCCCTGGTGACGGCCCGTCACCTCGGCCGGGGCGCCGCCCGGCACGCCGGTTCGTGCACGAGCGAAATCGCCCCGCCGAGTGCCCGCGAGCACCGCCCGGGGAGCAGTTTCGGCCAAATCCCCTGACCCGATCAGGGGGTGGTGCCGGTTCAAGGTCATCTGACTGCGCAGGTTTATCCCGAAGGAGTAGCCTGCCCATCAGATCTCCCATCCCTTAAGGAAGCGGAAGAGGGCGGTTACCGCCGTGTCGTCAGAGTCCCCTTATGCACCCGACAGCTCCCCCGGCCCCGCCGGCGAGCGGCCCCGGTCCGAGGGCGCACCGGCATCCCGCTTCGGCCCCCATGAGTGGCTGGTCAACGAGATCCACCAGCAGTACCTTCACAATCCGGACTCTGTCGACAGAGTCTGGCGAG
The sequence above is drawn from the Kitasatospora sp. NBC_00315 genome and encodes:
- a CDS encoding LacI family DNA-binding transcriptional regulator, producing MTRRLAAVAKKVGMSEATVSRVLNDRPGVSESTRVAVLTALDVLGYERPTQLRGQRSRLVGLVLPELQNPIFPAFAESVGAALAQNGFTPVLCTQTAGGVSEPEYVGLLLQQQVSGVVFFGGLYAQDDAPHGHYARLFERGVPTVLLNAGTGALDFPRVSCDDAVAVEQAFGHLRQLGHERIGLILGPQDHVPSNRKLAAARAHAARAGLAPVQVFVERALFSLEGGQAAAGRLLRHGVTGIVCASDPLALGAIRAARRRLLSVPEDLSVIGYDDSSFMTCTDPPLTTIRQPIEAMAKAAVDLLVSEIAGARVDHDEVSFEPDLVVRASSGPARVTPRG
- a CDS encoding glycoside hydrolase family 13 protein — protein: MGQNSRLQPEQSDWWRDAAIYQVYPRSFADGNGDGTGDLAGVRARLPYLAELGVDAIWFNPWYPSPMADGGYDVADYRNVDPLFGTLDEAEKLIGEALALGIRTVVDIVPNHVSSEHPWFKEAMAAAPGSPERELFHFRPGRGPSGELPPNDWVSEFGGCPWTRTTNPDGTPGDWYLHLFAVQQPDLNWAHPQVRYEHESILRFWFDRGAAGVRIDSAALLAKDPALPDFTKDVDPHPYADLEELHDIYRSWRAIADSYAGTRILIGEVWLPDAERFARYLRPDELHTAFNFDFLARPWDANGLRESIDSTLSLHAPVGAPATWVLCNHDVTRTVTRYGRRDTRFDFATKAFGIPTDPALGLRRARAAALLSLALPGAVYLYQGEELGLPEVEDLPVERLQDPMHLRSGGTDPGRDGCRVPLPWSGALPPYGFSPEGVQPWLPQPADWAPLTVEAQVADPASMLSLYRTALRIRREAPGLRGDKFEWLAGDADVLAFRRGADLSCVVNLAPEPVALPAHTAVLLASGPVEDGMLPSDTAVWLQLN
- a CDS encoding carbohydrate ABC transporter permease; the protein is MRTIVPQTQLNRPLGKAVYWTVLTVVVVVFTLVFIGPLYWLFTGGLKSTQEVIQSPPTLFPSKIHWDTYSTAWHQLKMGRLLFNTVYYALGALAFQLVFDVAAAYSLSKLRPVLGNVILGMMLATLMIPSAVLIVPQYLTVLDLPLVHVNLIGTPWAIWLPTVANAFNIFLLKRFFDSIPQDLLAAAAIDGASPLRTLRSIVLPMSKPILGVVSIFAVVNVWKDFLWPMLVEPNPADQTLNIGIRSLATGLPQNVIIAALAIASAPTILVFLFFQRSIMSGLTSGGLKG
- a CDS encoding carbohydrate ABC transporter permease; its protein translation is MAGTISPYKTNRRSAQAGRGPAGSRGGSEGRERSGFGLKLRRNISAHGFLFGALLCFGFFTWYPMVREVIMSFQKTKRGKTTWVGFDNLDRIFHDPDFWHAWRNTFLFTALALVLGFAVPFFVAVLLNELRHAKAYLRILVYIPVMMPPVAAVLLFKYFYNPDYGLFNRILETLHLPTSAWLNSPSTAMISVVIAATWMNMGGATLIYLAALQGIPGELYEAADLDGAGLFRKIWHVTIPQTRLILSLLLLLQIVATMQVFVEPFLLTGGNGPQNSTMSVVYLVYEYAFDLGGNNYGVASALGLVMLVVLSGFSALYARLSRTND
- a CDS encoding extracellular solute-binding protein; the encoded protein is MKTNGLLHRSAVAVVVAGLALSAAACGSSGDGKSSGDSGGKASDAAAPLDPATKVTITADCQPPTTKPAERKQWADDIAAFNKIYPNVTIKATDGQPCEEPAKFTAQLAGKTQPDLFYAYFTDTSQILDAGAAEDISAYVNDKTVPALKDIDPSVLGTLKDSDGKLYGLPVTNYKMGLIYNRKLFTQAGLDPEKPPTTWAEIREDAKKIAALGNGVNGYGDYSATNQGGWHFTSELYGLGGKMLSDDGKKVAFNSPEGKQVLQNLYDMRWTDNTMGATQGLKWPDLMTQTSTDKLGMYVGAPDDITYMVQTLKGNYEDYGMGPMPGGKSALLGGDGRYFKKGSTPDQIKAGIAWVNFKYLTMGKGQFDYARNKTDGLPVGIPQPSFFGGASLEADNTAKAASATVPVKNYAPYVATQVPGKTEPANAQQLYKVLDAAVSAVLTDKNADITKLLNDAESQANQVLSSLQ